The Toxotes jaculatrix isolate fToxJac2 chromosome 14, fToxJac2.pri, whole genome shotgun sequence genome window below encodes:
- the yes1 gene encoding tyrosine-protein kinase yes: MGCVRSKEDKGPALKYRPDNSNATPVNAHLGHYGPDPTLIGHSPAMKTHNNSYNSHAAALTPFGGASSVMTPFGGASTSFTSVAVSSPFPGVITGGVTFFVALYDYEARTSDDLSFKKGDRFQIINNTEGDWWEARSINTGQKGYIPSNYVAPADSIQAEEWYFGKMGRKDAERLLLLPGNQRGTFLARESETTKGAYSLSIRDWDEVKGDNVKHYKIRKLDSGGYYITTRAQFETLQKLVKHYTEHADGLCYRLTTVCPTVKPQTQGLAKDAWEIPRESLRLEVKLGQGCFGEVWMGTWNGTTKVAIKTLKPGTMSPEAFLQEAQIMKKLRHDKLVPLYAVVSEEPIYIVTEFMGKGSLLDFLKEGDGKYLKLPQLVDMASQIADGMAFIERMNYIHRDLRAANILVADNLVCKIADFGLARLIEDNEYTARQGAKFPIKWTAPEAALYGRFTIKSDVWSFGILLTELVTKGRVPYPGMVNREVLEQVERGYRMPCPQGCPESLHEMMRQCWKKEPDERPTFEYIQSFLEDYFTATEPQYQPGDNL, translated from the exons ATGGGTTGTGTCAGGAGTAAAGAGGACAAGGGCCCAGCGCTGAAGTACCGACCCGACAACTCAAATGCCACGCCAGTTAACGCCCACCTGGGCCACTACGGGCCTGACCCCACCCTGATAGGTCACTCACCAGCTATGaagacacacaacaacagctacaacaGCCATGCCGCTGCCCTCACGCCCTTTGGTGGGGCGTCTTCGGTCATGACGCCCTTCGGTGGCGCCTCCACCTCCTTCACTTCAGTGGCAGTGAGCAGTCCCTTCCCCGGTGTCATCACAG GTGGTGTCACGTTTTTCGTAGCTCTGTACGACTATGAAGCGAGGACGTCAGATGATCTGTCATTCAAAAAAGGGGATCGCTTCCAGATTATCAACAACAC GGAAGGCGACTGGTGGGAGGCTCGCTCCATCAACACCGGGCAGAAAGGTTACATCCCCAGCAACTACGTGGCTCCAGCCGACTCCATACAGGCCGAGGA ATGGTACTTTGGTAAAATGGGCCGCAAAGACGCTGAGCGTTTGTTATTGCTTCCAGGGAACCAGCGGGGCACTTTCTTGGCACGAGAGAGTGAGACGACCAAAG GTGCCTACTCTCTTTCTATCCGGGACTGGGATGAGGTGAAAGGAGACAACGTCAAACACTATAAGATTCGAAAGCTGGACAGCGGCGGTTATTACATCACCACTCGGGCCCAGTTTGAGACATTACAGAAGCTGGTGAAACACTACACAG AACATGCGGATGGTCTGTGCTACAGGCTGACAACTGTGTGCCCCACAGTGAAGCCTCAGACTCAGGGACTAGCTAAGGATGCCTGGGAAATCCCACGGGAGTCCCTCCGACTGGAGGTCAAACTGGGCCAGGGCTGCTTCGGAGAAGTCTGGATGG GCACGTGGAATGGCACCACTAAGGTGGCGATCAAGACCCTAAAGCCAGGCACCATGTCTCCAGAGGCCTTCTTGCAGGAGGCTCAGATCATGAAGAAACTTCGACACGACAAACTAGTGCCTCTCTACGCCGTGGTGTCCGAGGAACCCATCTACATCGTTACCGAGTTTATGGGCAAAG GTAGTTTACTGGACTTCCTGAAGGAGGGAGACGGTAAATATCTGAAGCTGCCCCAGCTGGTGGACATGGCTTCACAG ATCGCAGACGGTATGGCCTTCATCGAGAGGATGAACTACATCCACAGGGACCTGAGAGCTGCCAATATTCTGGTGGCCGATAACCTGGTGTGTAAGATTGCCGACTTCGGCCTGGCTCGGCTCATCGAGGACAACGAGTACACAGCTAGACAAG GTGCTAAATTCCCCATTAAGTGGACAGCCCCTGAAGCTGCCCTTTACGGCCGCTTTACTATCAAATCAGACGTGTGGTCGTTTGGTATACTACTGACTGAGCTGGTGACCAAGGGCAGAGTTCCATATCCAG GTATGGTGAATCGAGAGGTGCTGGAGCAGGTAGAAAGAGGGTACCGCATGCCCTGCCCCCAGGGCTGCCCCGAGTCTCTTCACGAGATGATGAGGCAGTGCTGGAAGAAGGAGCCGGATGAAAGACCCACATTTGAGTACATCCAGTCCTTTTTGGAGGACTACTTCacagccacagagccacagtaCCAGCCAGGGGACAACCTTTAG
- the clul1 gene encoding clusterin-like protein 1 has protein sequence MKLLLGLAALVVTLGVLNSAPEDQSKDISEDTLKQLSVDGEKLVDEEVRRALYGVKQMKEVMWRNEQKHEHLMKSLRHSSDKKRGAAQLAKEVTGKLEEAEEQCKDSLQSEWEECRPCLEDACKTFYTSTCRRGFATFHTKVENFFRRVSRRFGSQEPRMDAGDILVNQGPDNTDAEVVLLEDSFNRLISKVGTVVNRSVALVSRLSTRLDKVLQKAFLNDTDVLAEESTSDPYYPGRDSGFLQGVGLEEVLDSFFDFGKSVVEEFGAVVTQVFDDLHKAVEEEKKRGEGRESFPRFLQNRRLCRDLRKKTSECWQLQNQCGVCQGALLTECPSVRELHVELDEVSQLLDVSKEQYDEILSIVQRHTDETVNWLSNMAAEFSWVAQAVSNSSAPENIFSITKVAPKSQDEQNVSVTETRVEVNILNSPPLILSVPGELELQDPAFIQYVAQEALDKYKEMVRYEDE, from the exons ATGAAGCTCCTACTCGGTTTGGCTGCTCTGGTGGTGACACTGGGTGTCCTCAATTCTGCTCCTGAGGACCAGTCCAAAGACATCTCAGAGGACACCCTAAAAC AGTTGTCCGTGGATGGTGAGAAACTCGTGgatgaggaggtgaggagagctCTGTATGGGGTGAAGCAGATGAAGGAGGTGATGTGGAGGAACGAGCAGAAACACGAACACCTCATGAAGTCTCTGAGACACAGCAGTGACAAGAAGAGG GGGGCAGCCCAACTGGCCAAGGAGGTGACAGGGaagctggaggaggcagaggagcagtGTAAAGACTCCCTGCAGTCTGAGTGGGAGGAGTGCAGACCCTGTCTGGAGGATGCGTGTAAGACTTTCTACACCTCCACCTGCCGCAGGGGGTTTGCAACTTTCCACACCAAG GTGGAGAACTTCTTCCGCAGAGTGTCAAGGCGCTTTGGGTCCCAAGAACCTCGCATGGACGCAGGGGACATCCTGGTGAACCAGGGCCCTGATAACACTGATGCAGAGGTTGTCCTCCTCGAGGATTCCTTCAACCGCCTGATCAGCAAGGTGGGCACGGTGGTGAACCGCAGTGTCGCCCTGGTGTCCAGGTTGAGCACCAGGCTTGACAAAGTCCTTCAGAAGGCCTTCCTGAACGACACTGACGTCCTGGCAGAGGAGAGCACCTCTGACCCCTACTACCCAGGACGGGACTCTGGCTTCCTGCAGGGCGTGGGCCTGGAGGAGGTGCTGGATTCCTTCTTTGACTTTGGCAAGAGTGTGGTGGAGGAATTTGGAGCTGTGGTGACCCAAGTGTTTGATGACCTGCATAAGGCagtggaagaagagaagaaaagaggtgaAGGT AGGGAAAGTTTCCCCCGTTTCCTGCAGAACCGGAGGTTGTGCAGAGACCTTCGCAAAAAGACCTCAGAGTGCTGGCAGCTGCAGAATCAGTGTGGGGTCTGCCAGGGCGCCCTGCTCACAG AGTGCCCCAGTGTTCGTGAGCTGCACGTGGAGCTGGATGAGGTTTCCCAGCTGCTGGACGTGTCCAAAGAGCAGTACGACGAGATCCTGTCTATCGTCCAGCGCCACACTGACGAAACAGTCAACTGGCTCAGTAACATGGCTGCTGAGTTCAGCTGGGTGGCTCAGGCTGTGAGCAACAGCAGCGCTCCTGAAAATATCTTCAGCATCACCAAG GTGGCGCCAAAGAGCCAAGATGAACAGAATGTGTCTGTCACTGAGACCAGGGTGGAGGTAAACATCCTGAACTCCCCTCCACTTATCCTCTCTGTCCCTGgggagctggagctgcaggacCCAGCTTTCATCCAGTACGTGGCCCAGGAGGCTCTGGACAAATACAAGGAGATGGTCAG GTATGAGGACGAATAA